A segment of the Aromatoleum aromaticum EbN1 genome:
GAGGTACGCAATGAACAGGATGACTGAGCTGAAACACGGTCTCGAAGAGGCCTGGCATTCGGTCGCCGAGGGGTGGCGGCAGCTGCGTGACCGGGCCACCGGCGCGCTGACCCACTTCAGCCCGGGGAAGTCGCCGTCGGTCCGCGATACGGGCACGTCCGAAGGGGGACAGTTTCCGGCAGCGACATGGGCGTTGCTCGCCGGCGACGTCCTGGAGGACGACGACAAGGTCGTCGTGCGCCTCGAAGCCCCGGGGCTCGAGAAAGAGGACTTCGACCTCGAAGTCCGCAGCGACGTGCTGATCGTGCGCGGCGAAAAGCGCTACGACCGCGAAACGACGCAAGGGCGTTATCGCGTGCGGCAATGCGCGTACGGCAGCTTCCATCGCGCGATCCCGCTGCCGGTGCCGGTCGAAGCGGACAAGGCGGCAGCGAGCTACCGCAACGGCGTGCTGCGGATCGAGCTGCCCAAATCCGAACACGCGCGGGCGCGGCGCATCGAGATCCGCAGCGCGTGACAGCGCGGCGGGACGGCGGGCAGTGCCCTGCGGGGTAACATGCCCGCTGCCTCGACACGCGACGGACGGACCGGATGGCGCGTATTTACCCGGAAGGCTGGCGACAAATGCCGGCGAACGGCAGGCTCGCGCGCGAGCTCGACACGCTCGCGACGCTCGCCGCCGGCCTGCCCGACGACCACGCTGTCTATCACGGCGTGCACTGGACTCGCGTCGAGCGCGAACACGCGCTGTTCGGCGAAATCGACTTCGTCGTCGTCGGGCCGACCGGCCGGCTGTTGCTGATCGAGCAGAAATCGGGTTTCCTCGACGAGACGCCGCAAGGGCTCGTCAGGACCTACGCGAAGGAAAAGAGCCACGTCGGCGTGGCGATGGCCCGCAGCGCCGGGCGACTGCGCGAGCGTCTCGCCGCTTTCCTCGACGGCCACCAGGCGGACGTCGACACGCTGCTGTACTGCCCCGACTATACTGTCCGCCAACCCGGCAGCGCCGGCATCGATCCGGCACGGATCGTCGACGCCGGGCGCCGCGAACATCTCGCCGCGATCGTGCAGAGCCTGTTGCGCGAAGGGCCGCGCGACTGCGTCGTGCTCGACAACATCCACCGCTTTCTCGCGGACCAGCTCGAACTCGTGCCGGACGTCAACGCGTTCATCGGCCAGGCCGAAGCGCTGTATACGCGGCTTGCCGGTGGCCTCGCCGAATGGGCGCGACGCATCGACATGGAACCGTTCCGGCTGCGCGTGACCGGCACTGCCGGCAGCGGCAAGACGCAGCTCGCGATGGCGGTGTTCCGCGACGCGCTCGAAGCCGGGCGCCGG
Coding sequences within it:
- a CDS encoding Hsp20/alpha crystallin family protein, with the translated sequence MNRMTELKHGLEEAWHSVAEGWRQLRDRATGALTHFSPGKSPSVRDTGTSEGGQFPAATWALLAGDVLEDDDKVVVRLEAPGLEKEDFDLEVRSDVLIVRGEKRYDRETTQGRYRVRQCAYGSFHRAIPLPVPVEADKAAASYRNGVLRIELPKSEHARARRIEIRSA